Below is a window of Demequina muriae DNA.
CGACGTAGCCCGCTCCGGAGCCGCTCGCGCCTCCGGGCAGGGTGAGGTGCCCGGCGACTGTGTCGACCGTGGCACCCGTCCCCAGCACCTCCGCGTCGTTGCCGTTGCCGGAGACGTCGGAGACCACCCCGTCGTCGATCGAGTCGGAGAAGTCGTAGTGCGCCAGCAGCGTGGACGAGGCATCCGACGTCACCGTCACGTCGAACGTGCGCTGCGCCGTCGCTCCGGCCAGGGCGAGGTCGGCCGTCAAGGTGACCACGGCATCGGTCGCAGGGGGCGGCGTGACCGTGCCATCGGTGCCGATGATCGCGGGGTCGGAGCTCGACCACGAGATCTCGGAGCCGTTGGCTCCCGCCGTCGGCAGCTCGATGTCGGTGGCCACCGTGGAGGAGACAGAGATGGACGCGGCATCTGCGTCGACGGCGGCCTGCGCCGCGCCGGAGTCGCCGAGCTCCTCGTAGTACTGCGCAGCGGCCTGCTGATCGGTCATCGCGGCGGTGTAGACCTTGAGGTCCGCCACCGCGCCATCCCAGATCGGATCCGCGTAGGGCGAGTTCCCGATGTAGCCGATGAGGTCGGTGCCGAAGTCCGTGACCGTGCGGGTGACCGGCACCGAACCGATGCGCTCGCCATTGACATAGCTGGTGATCGAGGTGGGCCGGATCACGGTCGTGTACAGCGCGAGCGCGTCCACGGCGGCAGGGCCGACGACGCCCGCCTCTGTCATCCAGGGCTGTGTCGCGTTCACACCGTTGGTCATCACCGACTTCACGTTGCCCTGCGGGTTGGCGGGGTTGAGCAGCCAGTACTGCGTGGGCGGAGTGGTCTGGTTGCCGAAGTACAGCGCGGCGTAATCGCCGTTCGCCATGTCGTTGCGCAGCCAGGCCGAGATGGTGAGGGCGTCGTTGCCTTCGACCACCTCGCCCGGGATCTCCACGAAGGTGTCGTCGGTCAGCTCGAGCGCGCCGTCGACGACGGACGCTCCGCTCCCGACCACCGTGCCGTCATGGCCTCCGCCTGACGCATCGACCACGGTCGCGGCATCGAGGGGAGCGGCGAAGTCGTAGTGAAGTGCCAGGTCGCTCTCGATCGACTCGAGAGGAGAGGCCGAGGCGGCGGAGACTCCCGCGAGGGACGTGGCGGCCACGGCTCCGATGAGGGCCACGACGGCGGCTCGGGCAGGGCGGCTCTGAGACAGGTTGCGATGCATGCGCGTCACTCCATTGTGAGGTGCTGAATGTGAAACCGTGTGAACGATAACATGTGAGCGATAACATGCCAACCCCCCTTGCAGAGTGGGGTCGGTGGCCCGCGTCACCGCCCGCCCGGGAATCAAAACGACGTCGCGCTTGTCCCATGAGTGGGCCCGTCGGACGGCGGTCCCCAACCGCAGGGAGCCTTCGCATGACCACTCGAGTTCTCATCCTGGGCGGCGGCTACGTCGGCCTCTACACCGCGCTCACGCTCCAGCGCAAGGCCCGCGGCAAGGTCGACATCACCGTGGTGGACCGTCGCCCCTACATGACCTACCAGCCCTTCCTCCCCGAGGCGGCCGCCGGATCGATCGAGGCGCGCCACGTCGTGGTGCCGCTCCGTCGCGAGCTCTCGGGCGCCCGGATCGTCCAAGGAAAGGTCTCGCAGATCGCGCACGCCGAACGGCGGGCGCGGGTGGAGACCGACTTCGGCGACACCTTGGACCTGGAGTACGACGAAGTAGTGGTGGCGCTGGGCTCCGTGCCTCGGACGCTTCCCATCCCTGGACTCGCGGAGAACGGCATCGGCTTCAAGTGGGTCGAAGAGGCCATCAATCTCCGCAACATCGTGCTGGGCAGGATCGCGCGCGCCGCGTCCACCGAGGATGCCCGCACCCGGCAGCGGCTCCTCACGTTCGTGTTCGTGGGAGGCGGCTTCGCCGGCATCGAGGCCTTCGCCGAGACCGAGGACATGGCCCGCGCGGCCCTGCGGTACTACCCCGAACTGTCCCCGTCCGATCTCCACTTCGTGATGGTCGAGATGGCGCCGGGCATCCTCCCGGAGATGGGGCCCGAGATGGGCGAGTACACGCTGAAGGAGCTGCGCCGCCGCGGCATGGTGGTCCACCTGGAGACCAGACTGGAATCGGCAGTCGATGGCGTCATCGAGCTGTCCAATGGCGAGACCTACGAGGCCGACACGCTGGTGTGGACAGCCGGCGTCAAGCCGAACCCCGTCATCGGATCGTCGGACCTTCCGACGGGCCCCAAGGGACACGTCAACGCGCTGCCCACGCTGCAGGTCGCCGACGAGGACGGAGCCGTCGTCGACGGCGCGTGGGCCGCGGGCGACTGCGCTCAGGTGCCGGACCTCGCCAAGGGCGACGGCGCGTGGTGTGCCCCGTCAGCCCAGCACGCGGTCCGCCAGGCGCGCCTGCTCGGAGCCAACCTCGCGGCGCACATCGACGGGCGCGCGCCCAAGGAGTATCGGCACAAGAACCTGGGGACCGTGGCCTCGCTCGGCCTCCACAAGGGCGTGGCGCAGGTCATGGGAGTGAAGCTGCGCGGCTGGCCCGCGTGGTTCATGCACCGGACCTATCACATGGCGCAGATTCCCAGCTTCAACCGCAAGTCCCGCGTGGTCCTCGACTGGACGGCGGCGCTGTTCTTCCGTCGGGACCTCGTCTCGATGGGGCGGCTGCACGAGCCGCGGCGCGCCTTCAAGGAAGCCGCGGACAGTTAGCGGCCCGCCGCCCGCCACGGGAGCCGCGCTCATCCCGCCCCGGGGGTGCGCATGGGTATCGCACACCCCGCGGGGCGGTCCGCGCGAGTGTCGTCAGCGCGGCCGATGAAGGGAGGTCACGCGAGCGACAGGAACACCTTCTCGAGGCGTCGCAGACTGTCGTCGCGGGCGTCCCCTTCGGTGGTGTCGAGGCACTCGCGGAGCCCCGAGGAGATCAGGGTGAACCCCGCGCGATCGAGCGCTTTGGATACCGCGGCGAGCTGGGTGACCGTGGACTCGCAGGTCTGGCCCTCCTCCACCATGCGGATCACCGCGTCGAGCTGCCCGCGGGCGCGCTTGAGACGGTTGATGGCCGCGCGTGCGGCCTCGGGGTCTGCCATGATCGCTCCGATCGTCGGGGCCGGTACTAGCGACGCAGCCACGGGAAGATGCTACGTCCAGCGGGGGCGTCATGGCCCTCGCACCACTGACTGGCGGGCACCTGCGCCTTGACGGAGTCGATGTGCTGTCCGCAGCCGGTCCAGGTGGTCTTGCCGCACTCGCGGCACGTCATCGGTGAGCACATAGGGCGTCCCTTTCATGATGTTGAACGCGACCCCTT
It encodes the following:
- a CDS encoding NAD(P)/FAD-dependent oxidoreductase produces the protein MTTRVLILGGGYVGLYTALTLQRKARGKVDITVVDRRPYMTYQPFLPEAAAGSIEARHVVVPLRRELSGARIVQGKVSQIAHAERRARVETDFGDTLDLEYDEVVVALGSVPRTLPIPGLAENGIGFKWVEEAINLRNIVLGRIARAASTEDARTRQRLLTFVFVGGGFAGIEAFAETEDMARAALRYYPELSPSDLHFVMVEMAPGILPEMGPEMGEYTLKELRRRGMVVHLETRLESAVDGVIELSNGETYEADTLVWTAGVKPNPVIGSSDLPTGPKGHVNALPTLQVADEDGAVVDGAWAAGDCAQVPDLAKGDGAWCAPSAQHAVRQARLLGANLAAHIDGRAPKEYRHKNLGTVASLGLHKGVAQVMGVKLRGWPAWFMHRTYHMAQIPSFNRKSRVVLDWTAALFFRRDLVSMGRLHEPRRAFKEAADS
- a CDS encoding metal-sensitive transcriptional regulator, coding for MADPEAARAAINRLKRARGQLDAVIRMVEEGQTCESTVTQLAAVSKALDRAGFTLISSGLRECLDTTEGDARDDSLRRLEKVFLSLA